One Lycium barbarum isolate Lr01 chromosome 5, ASM1917538v2, whole genome shotgun sequence genomic window carries:
- the LOC132640212 gene encoding two-component response regulator ARR2-like isoform X2: MCIFICLRILEKMLRNCHYEVTKSNRAEIALSMLRENRNGFDIVISDVHMPDMDGFKLLEHVGLEMDLPVIMMSADDTKDVVMKGVTHGACDYLIKPVRIEALRNIWQHVIRKKKHEFPKDKDFAQSTSVEDNGDRQQKPPEDVDYSSSANEGNWKSSKRRKEEEDENEERDDSSTLKKPRVVWSVELHQQFVQAVNQLGIDKAVPKKILELMNVPGLTRENVASHLQKYRLYLRRLSGVSQHQSGLNNSFMGHSEATYGTMASFNGLELQALATGQLPAQSLATFQAAALGRSAKSAISMPLVDQRNLFSFENPKLRFPEGQQQLNNSNKQINLLHGIPTTMEPKQLADLHQSSQSFVAMNMQGNPRMQQNNTLLMQMSQQQPSRAQMLNETNNGQVSRLPLSMSQPLSSNGIRNSIVETVRGPVYNPVSQASSVVDFSLNQNAELQNNGFPLVRSNSGMSTLTSKRLLQEEVNSDIKGSRGFPAGYDIFEELHQQKSQEWGLPNVGSTFGASTDHSSIPGTLNVSPSMLVQQVSSMKNGQNGNSLPISKVFCSREESGSVNSIGGPQLNLLASGNLLTVKAEQLPDTSYQSTFFPEQFGQDDLMSALLKQQESVGQVESEFSFDGYSPLDNLPV; encoded by the exons ATGTGTATTTTTATTTGTCTTCGGATCTTGGAAAAAATGCTTAGGAATTGTCACTATGAAG TCACCAAGTCTAATCGAGCAGAGATTGCATTATCAATGCTCCGGGAAAACAGAAATGGTTTCGACATCGTTATTAGTGATGTCCACATGCCAGACATGGATGGTTTCAAACTTCTCGAGCATGTTGGTTTGGAAATGGACCTGCCTGTTATAA TGATGTCTGCGGATGACACTAAAGATGTCGTTATGAAAGGGGTTACTCACGGTGCATGTGATTATTTGATCAAACCGGTGCGCATCGAGGCATTGAGGAACATTTGGCAGCATGTGATTCGTAAAAAGAAGCACGAGTTTCCTAAGGACAAAGATTTTGCTCAGTCAACAAGCGTAGAAGATAATGGAGATCGACAGCAGAAACCACCAGAAGATGTTGATTATTCATCTTCAGCTAACGAAGGGAACTGGAAAAGCTCAAAGAGAAGGAAAGAGGAGGAAGATGAAAACGAAGAAAGGGATGATTCATCCACATTAAAGAAGCCACGTGTGGTTTGGTCGGTCGAGCTTCATCAACAGTTTGTACAAGCTGTCAATCAACTTGGAATTGATA AGGCTGTTCCCAAGAAAATTCTTGAACTGATGAATGTTCCCGGGCTAACCAGAGAAAATGTTGCTAGTCACCTTCAG AAATATCGGCTGTACCTCAGGAGGTTGAGCGGTGTATCACAGCATCAGAGTGGACTGAATAACTCGTTCATGGGACACTCCGAAGCGACATATGGGACGATGGCTTCTTTCAACGGGCTTGAGCTTCAGGCTTTAGCCACCGGTCAATTACCGGCGCAAAGTCTTGCTACCTTTCAGGCGGCTGCGCTCGGTCGGTCCGCGAAATCCGCCATATCTATGCCTCTAGTAGATCAAAGAAACCTTTTCAGCTTTGAAAATCCCAAGTTGAGATTTCCAGAGggacaacaacaattaaataatAGCAATAAGCAAATTAACTTGCTTCATGGGATCCCAACGACCATGGAACCGAAGCAGCTAGCAGACTTGCACCAGTCCTCACAGTCCTTTGTGGCTATGAATATGCAAGGGAACCCCAGAATGCAACAAAATAACACTCTATTAATGCAGATGTCTCAGCAACAACCGTCTAGGGCTCAAATGCTAAACGAAACCAATAACGGTCAAGTTTCACGGCTGCCATTGTCCATGTCACAACCTTTGTCGTCAAATGGGATACGAAATAGCATTGTTGAAACCGTACGGGGCCCGGTATACAATCCAGTCTCGCAAGCATCTTCAGTGGTAGATTTCTCGCTGAATCAAAATGCAGAGTTGCAAAATAACGGTTTTCCTCTAGTGAGAAGTAATTCAGGGATGTCGACTTTGACATCTAAAAGATTGCTTCAAGAAGAGGTTAATTCTGATATTAAAGGATCTAGAGGATTCCCTGCGGGTTACGATATTTTTGAAGAATTGCATCAGCAAAAATCACAGGAATGGGGCTTACCAAATGTTGGATCAACCTTCGGTGCCTCTACTGATCATTCAAGTATACCAGGAACTCTAAACGTCTCTCCGTCCATGTTAGTTCAACAAGTTTCTTCCATGAAGAACGGACAAAATGGGAATTCTCTTCCTATTAGTAAAGTTTTCTGTAGCAGGGAAGAAAGTGGAAGTGTTAATTCTATAGGTGGACCGCAACTTAACCTACTTGCTAGTGGAAATTTGCTCACGGTTAAAGCTGAACAACTTCCTGATACGAGCTATCAAAGTACCTTTTTCCCGGAGCAATTTGGACAGGATGATCTCATGAGTGCCCTTCTAAAGCAG CAAGAAAGTGTCGGACAAGTTGAAAGTGAGTTCAGCTTTGATGGATATTCACCACTGGACAACCTTCCTGTGTAA
- the LOC132640212 gene encoding two-component response regulator ARR2-like isoform X1, which translates to MNLGSASSSVSWKSSNNDRVSDQQFPAGLRVLVVDDDPTCLRILEKMLGNCHYEVTKSNRAEIALSMLRENRNGFDIVISDVHMPDMDGFKLLEHVGLEMDLPVIMMSADDTKDVVMKGVTHGACDYLIKPVRIEALRNIWQHVIRKKKHEFPKDKDFAQSTSVEDNGDRQQKPPEDVDYSSSANEGNWKSSKRRKEEEDENEERDDSSTLKKPRVVWSVELHQQFVQAVNQLGIDKAVPKKILELMNVPGLTRENVASHLQKYRLYLRRLSGVSQHQSGLNNSFMGHSEATYGTMASFNGLELQALATGQLPAQSLATFQAAALGRSAKSAISMPLVDQRNLFSFENPKLRFPEGQQQLNNSNKQINLLHGIPTTMEPKQLADLHQSSQSFVAMNMQGNPRMQQNNTLLMQMSQQQPSRAQMLNETNNGQVSRLPLSMSQPLSSNGIRNSIVETVRGPVYNPVSQASSVVDFSLNQNAELQNNGFPLVRSNSGMSTLTSKRLLQEEVNSDIKGSRGFPAGYDIFEELHQQKSQEWGLPNVGSTFGASTDHSSIPGTLNVSPSMLVQQVSSMKNGQNGNSLPISKVFCSREESGSVNSIGGPQLNLLASGNLLTVKAEQLPDTSYQSTFFPEQFGQDDLMSALLKQQESVGQVESEFSFDGYSPLDNLPV; encoded by the exons atgAATCTTGGTAGTGCTAGTTCTAGTGTTTCTTGGAAATCTAGTAATAATGATAGAGTTTCAGACCAACAGTTTCCAGCAGGTTTAAGAGTacttgttgttgatgatgatccTACTTGTCTTAGGATCTTGGAAAAGATGCTTGGGAATTGTCACTATGAAG TCACCAAGTCTAATCGAGCAGAGATTGCATTATCAATGCTCCGGGAAAACAGAAATGGTTTCGACATCGTTATTAGTGATGTCCACATGCCAGACATGGATGGTTTCAAACTTCTCGAGCATGTTGGTTTGGAAATGGACCTGCCTGTTATAA TGATGTCTGCGGATGACACTAAAGATGTCGTTATGAAAGGGGTTACTCACGGTGCATGTGATTATTTGATCAAACCGGTGCGCATCGAGGCATTGAGGAACATTTGGCAGCATGTGATTCGTAAAAAGAAGCACGAGTTTCCTAAGGACAAAGATTTTGCTCAGTCAACAAGCGTAGAAGATAATGGAGATCGACAGCAGAAACCACCAGAAGATGTTGATTATTCATCTTCAGCTAACGAAGGGAACTGGAAAAGCTCAAAGAGAAGGAAAGAGGAGGAAGATGAAAACGAAGAAAGGGATGATTCATCCACATTAAAGAAGCCACGTGTGGTTTGGTCGGTCGAGCTTCATCAACAGTTTGTACAAGCTGTCAATCAACTTGGAATTGATA AGGCTGTTCCCAAGAAAATTCTTGAACTGATGAATGTTCCCGGGCTAACCAGAGAAAATGTTGCTAGTCACCTTCAG AAATATCGGCTGTACCTCAGGAGGTTGAGCGGTGTATCACAGCATCAGAGTGGACTGAATAACTCGTTCATGGGACACTCCGAAGCGACATATGGGACGATGGCTTCTTTCAACGGGCTTGAGCTTCAGGCTTTAGCCACCGGTCAATTACCGGCGCAAAGTCTTGCTACCTTTCAGGCGGCTGCGCTCGGTCGGTCCGCGAAATCCGCCATATCTATGCCTCTAGTAGATCAAAGAAACCTTTTCAGCTTTGAAAATCCCAAGTTGAGATTTCCAGAGggacaacaacaattaaataatAGCAATAAGCAAATTAACTTGCTTCATGGGATCCCAACGACCATGGAACCGAAGCAGCTAGCAGACTTGCACCAGTCCTCACAGTCCTTTGTGGCTATGAATATGCAAGGGAACCCCAGAATGCAACAAAATAACACTCTATTAATGCAGATGTCTCAGCAACAACCGTCTAGGGCTCAAATGCTAAACGAAACCAATAACGGTCAAGTTTCACGGCTGCCATTGTCCATGTCACAACCTTTGTCGTCAAATGGGATACGAAATAGCATTGTTGAAACCGTACGGGGCCCGGTATACAATCCAGTCTCGCAAGCATCTTCAGTGGTAGATTTCTCGCTGAATCAAAATGCAGAGTTGCAAAATAACGGTTTTCCTCTAGTGAGAAGTAATTCAGGGATGTCGACTTTGACATCTAAAAGATTGCTTCAAGAAGAGGTTAATTCTGATATTAAAGGATCTAGAGGATTCCCTGCGGGTTACGATATTTTTGAAGAATTGCATCAGCAAAAATCACAGGAATGGGGCTTACCAAATGTTGGATCAACCTTCGGTGCCTCTACTGATCATTCAAGTATACCAGGAACTCTAAACGTCTCTCCGTCCATGTTAGTTCAACAAGTTTCTTCCATGAAGAACGGACAAAATGGGAATTCTCTTCCTATTAGTAAAGTTTTCTGTAGCAGGGAAGAAAGTGGAAGTGTTAATTCTATAGGTGGACCGCAACTTAACCTACTTGCTAGTGGAAATTTGCTCACGGTTAAAGCTGAACAACTTCCTGATACGAGCTATCAAAGTACCTTTTTCCCGGAGCAATTTGGACAGGATGATCTCATGAGTGCCCTTCTAAAGCAG CAAGAAAGTGTCGGACAAGTTGAAAGTGAGTTCAGCTTTGATGGATATTCACCACTGGACAACCTTCCTGTGTAA
- the LOC132640213 gene encoding two-component response regulator ARR2-like produces MNLGTAPSRVSDRQFPAGLRVLVVDDDPPCLRILEKMLRKCHYEVTKSNRAEIALSMLRENRNGFDIVISDVHMPDMDGFKLLEHVVVEMDLPVIMMSADDSKDVVMKGVTHGACDYLIKPVRIEALKNIWQHVIRKKKHEFPKDRDFDQSTSVEDNGDRQQKPPEDVDYSSSANEGNWKISKRRKEEEDENEERDDSSTLKKPRVVWSVDHHQQFVQAVNQLGIDKAVPKKILELMNVPGLTRENVASHLQKYRLYLRRLSGVSQHLSGLNNSFMGHPEATYGTMTSFNGLELQALAATGQLPAQSLATPQAATLGQSAISMPLVDQRNLFSFENPKLRFPEGQQQQLNNSNKQINLLHGIPTIMEPKQLADLHQSFVAVNMQGCPRMQQSNALLMHMPQQQPSNGQVSRPPLSMSQPLSSNGIRNSIVENPASQAYSVVDVSLNQNAELQNNGFHLVSNNSGKRLLQEEVNSDSKGFPAGCDIFQELHQQKSQDWGLPNVGSTFSATVLIKFFILLNLFLLLMWNYAVY; encoded by the exons ATGAATCTTGGTACTGCTCCTTCTAGAGTTTCAGACCGACAGTTTCCAGCAGGTTTAAGAGTACTTGTTGTTGATGACGATCCTCCTTGTCTTAGGATCTTGGAAAAGATGCTTAGGAAGTGTCACTATGAAG TCACCAAGTCTAATCGAGCGGAGATTGCATTATCAATGCTCCGGGAAAACAGAAATGGTTTCGACATCGTTATTAGTGATGTCCACATGCCAGACATGGATGGTTTCAAACTTCTCGAGCATGTTGTTGTGGAAATGGACCTGCCTGTTATAA TGATGTCTGCGGATGACAGTAAGGATGTCGTTATGAAAGGGGTTACTCACGGTGCATGTGATTATTTGATCAAACCGGTGCGCATCGAGGCATTGAAGAACATTTGGCAGCATGTGATTCGTAAAAAGAAGCACGAGTTTCCCAAGGACAGAGATTTTGATCAGTCAACAAGCGTAGAAGATAATGGAGATCGACAGCAGAAACCACCAGAAGATGTTGATTATTCATCTTCAGCTAACGAAGGGAACTGGAAAATCTCAAAGAGAAGGAAAGAGGAGGAAGATGAAAACGAAGAAAGGGATGATTCATCCACATTAAAGAAGCCACGTGTGGTTTGGTCGGTCGACCATCATCAACAGTTTGTACAAGCTGTCAATCAACTTGGAATTGATA AGGCTGTTCCCAAGAAAATTCTTGAACTGATGAATGTTCCCGGGCTAACCAGAGAAAATGTTGCTAGTCACCTTCAG AAATATCGGCTGTACCTCAGGAGGTTGAGCGGTGTATCACAGCATCTGAGTGGACTGAATAACTCGTTCATGGGACACCCCGAAGCGACATACGGGACGATGACTTCTTTCAACGGGCTTGAGCTTCAGGCTTTAGCTGCCACCGGTCAATTACCAGCGCAAAGTCTTGCTACCCCTCAGGCAGCTACGCTCGGTCAGTCCGCCATATCTATGCCTCTAGTAGATCAAAGAAACCTTTTCAGCTTTGAAAATCCCAAGTTGAGATTTCCAGagggacaacaacaacaattaaataatAGCAATAAGCAAATTAACTTGCTTCATGGGATCCCAACGATCATGGAACCGAAGCAGCTAGCAGACTTGCACCAGTCCTTTGTGGCTGTGAATATGCAAGGGTGCCCCAGAATGCAACAAAGTAACGCTCTATTAATGCATATGCCTCAACAACAACCGTCTAATGGTCAAGTTTCACGGCCACCATTGTCCATGTCACAACCTTTGTCGTCAAATGGGATAAGAAATAGCATTGTTGAAAATCCAGCCTCCCAAGCATATTCAGTGGTAGATGTCTCGCTGAATCAAAATGCAGAGTTGCAAAATAACGGTTTTCATCTAGTGAGTAATAATTCCGGGAAAAGATTGCTTCAAGAAGAGGTTAATTCTGATAGTAAAGGATTCCCTGCGGGTTGCGATATTTTCCAAGAATTGCATCAGCAAAAATCACAGGATTGGGGCTTACCGAATGTTGGATCAACCTTCAGTGCCACAGTTTTAATTAAATTCTTTAtccttttaaatttatttttacttttaatgTGGAATTATGCAGTGTATTAG